One genomic window of Bacteroidota bacterium includes the following:
- a CDS encoding HTH domain-containing protein has protein sequence MDKTVLIWTKDDSLKERVRTAVEKLGLRLVTAECDADIIGIPCFYVILDSSKLNAPLTEYLNKMARVMADYEQTILIVGTNRHRIPNPLKNFVVKLDEVPDSLFLEKSIEKAHDNCPAVMRQNMNNTFAYTQFDRTKKRIFRVWYLHKELTKKGGYANTKVFANIFNVSEKTILRDIKILKDFSCEIYYDGWAQNKGFYMRESFK, from the coding sequence ATGGATAAAACTGTTTTGATATGGACGAAGGATGATAGTTTGAAGGAGCGGGTCAGAACAGCCGTAGAGAAACTTGGGTTGCGTTTGGTAACTGCCGAATGCGACGCCGATATTATCGGCATTCCGTGTTTTTATGTGATTCTCGATTCATCGAAGCTCAATGCTCCACTCACTGAGTATCTGAATAAAATGGCCAGAGTGATGGCCGACTATGAGCAGACAATTCTTATTGTTGGTACAAACAGGCACCGAATTCCAAATCCGTTAAAAAATTTCGTAGTCAAACTGGATGAGGTTCCCGATAGTTTGTTCCTGGAAAAGAGCATTGAAAAGGCCCATGATAATTGCCCGGCAGTGATGCGGCAAAATATGAACAATACGTTTGCCTACACACAATTTGACCGAACAAAAAAACGAATTTTCAGAGTGTGGTATCTGCACAAGGAACTCACGAAAAAAGGAGGATATGCAAATACCAAAGTGTTTGCAAATATTTTCAATGTGAGTGAAAAAACGATTCTTCGCGATATAAAAATACTTAAAGATTTTAGCTGTGAAATATACTACGACGGCTGGGCTCAGAATAAGGGATTCTATATGCGAGAATCGTTCAAATAA
- a CDS encoding 4Fe-4S binding protein, which produces MAYKITDDCTACGTCVDECPVEAISEGDIYKIDPDVCTDCGACADVCPVEAIHPE; this is translated from the coding sequence ATGGCTTACAAAATAACCGATGATTGCACAGCTTGCGGAACATGCGTTGACGAATGTCCTGTTGAAGCTATTTCTGAAGGCGATATTTACAAAATAGACCCCGATGTATGTACCGACTGCGGTGCCTGCGCCGATGTTTGCCCCGTAGAAGCAATCCATCCGGAATAA
- a CDS encoding serpin family protein: MKTLINKFLIVIIAASALGCSHKTAPTANYNKSTTIDEPTVVVHSDSILVRNNNLFALELYRQVSTGGTNVFYCPFSISAALAMTYAGARGTTESQMSRVLHFSSDQHRFHADYKELLKHLNSLEKKDSLEMSLANSMWVQKDYPFLSSYTDLVKKQYKAGLKNVDFKTELNKSRLAINKWVEDETNAKIKDLLVDGSLSDLTRLVLVNAIYFKGAWEKPFRAEDTRKMDFMLSAAKPVNTDFMVIEHKFGYAETEAVQVLELPYAGKSVSMIVFLPKQADGIASLEKGFSIENYYAWTASLKMQNAKVFIPKFSMTEEFELSDVLKKMGMTDAFSLAADFSGMTGTKDLLIDKVVHKAFIDVNEKGTEAAAATAVVIREKSMPMNVVTFRADHPFMFVLRDNATNNILFIGKVANPSAEGED; this comes from the coding sequence ATGAAGACCTTGATAAATAAATTTCTCATCGTAATTATTGCGGCATCGGCACTGGGGTGCAGCCACAAAACAGCGCCAACGGCCAATTACAACAAATCAACCACAATAGATGAGCCTACAGTTGTTGTTCATTCCGATTCAATACTGGTCAGAAACAACAATCTTTTTGCACTTGAACTTTACCGGCAGGTAAGCACCGGCGGAACGAATGTTTTTTATTGTCCGTTCAGCATTTCAGCGGCACTTGCCATGACGTATGCAGGCGCTCGCGGAACCACTGAATCCCAGATGAGCCGTGTGTTACACTTCAGCAGCGACCAGCACCGTTTTCATGCCGATTATAAAGAACTGCTGAAACACCTGAATTCATTGGAGAAAAAAGATTCGCTTGAAATGAGTCTTGCCAATTCTATGTGGGTACAGAAAGATTACCCTTTTCTTTCGTCATACACAGACCTCGTTAAAAAACAGTACAAAGCAGGTCTCAAAAATGTTGATTTTAAAACAGAACTGAATAAAAGCCGTCTTGCGATTAATAAATGGGTGGAAGATGAAACCAACGCGAAAATAAAAGATTTGCTGGTTGATGGTTCGCTCTCCGACCTTACGCGTCTGGTACTTGTCAACGCCATATACTTTAAAGGGGCGTGGGAAAAACCATTCAGGGCAGAGGACACACGGAAAATGGACTTTATGTTATCTGCCGCGAAGCCGGTAAATACGGATTTCATGGTTATCGAACACAAATTCGGGTATGCTGAAACTGAGGCCGTGCAGGTGCTTGAGCTTCCGTATGCCGGAAAAAGTGTTTCCATGATTGTTTTTCTGCCAAAGCAGGCCGACGGGATTGCATCCCTTGAAAAAGGATTCAGTATTGAAAATTACTACGCATGGACGGCTTCGCTTAAAATGCAAAATGCAAAAGTGTTTATACCGAAATTCAGCATGACTGAAGAATTTGAGCTGAGCGATGTGTTAAAAAAAATGGGTATGACCGATGCATTTAGTCTTGCTGCCGATTTTTCGGGTATGACGGGCACCAAGGATTTGTTGATTGATAAAGTGGTGCATAAGGCGTTTATTGATGTGAACGAAAAAGGAACGGAAGCTGCGGCTGCAACAGCTGTAGTGATACGCGAGAAATCCATGCCCATGAATGTTGTGACCTTCCGCGCCGATCATCCTTTTATGTTTGTGCTTCGCGATAATGCCACGAATAATATCCTGTTCATAGGCAAAGTGGCAAATCCTTCAGCCGAGGGGGAAGATTAA
- the uvrC gene encoding excinuclease ABC subunit UvrC, producing the protein MSADTDKKKNHLIEKIVRLLPDKPGVYQFLDENETLIYVGKAKSLRKRVASYFRPEETLTGKVAVMVRKIADILTIIVETEYDALLLENNLIKKFLPRYNVLLKDDKTYPWICIKKERFPRIFPTRTVLRDGSAYFGPYASVRMMNTLLSLVSQLFPLRNCNYNLSTENVENKKHKVCLEFHIGNCKGPCEGLQTEQDYDTNIAAIRDIIKGNIASVMQQLKKTMGDYAADFEFEKAQLVKEKLDILEKYQGKSMVVNPQIHNVDVFTILDGDQTAYVNYLKVMGGSIVQAHTIEIKKRLDEAPAQLLALAVAELRERFESNSAEIYLSLEIETEIPGVKITVPQIGDKKKLIELSERNAKYYRLEKEKQKELVDPGHRTNRILEKVMKDLRLRELPTRIECFDNSNIQGDFAVAAMVVFSDAKPDKSEYRHFNIKTVTGANDYASMEEIVHRRYSRLLEEQKPLPQLIVIDGGKGQLSSAMLSLEKLGLAGKIAIIGIAKRLEEIYFPNDSVPVYLDKKSETLRLIQQLRDEAHRFGITHHRKKREKETIKSELTEISGIGEETAKALLRHFRSVENIRLATEDDIGTAIGKAKAKLVYTHFNAAQNL; encoded by the coding sequence ATGAGTGCCGACACGGACAAAAAAAAGAATCATCTTATTGAAAAAATAGTTCGGCTCCTGCCGGACAAACCCGGTGTTTACCAGTTTCTAGATGAGAACGAAACGCTTATATATGTAGGCAAAGCAAAGAGTCTTCGAAAGCGAGTCGCATCGTATTTCAGACCGGAAGAAACACTTACCGGAAAAGTGGCGGTGATGGTGCGCAAGATAGCCGACATCCTCACCATAATTGTTGAAACCGAATACGACGCACTGCTCCTCGAAAACAATCTGATCAAGAAATTTCTTCCCCGTTACAACGTTTTACTGAAAGACGACAAAACCTATCCGTGGATTTGTATAAAAAAAGAGCGCTTTCCGCGAATATTCCCAACGCGCACCGTGCTGCGCGACGGCTCTGCATACTTTGGTCCGTATGCCTCGGTACGGATGATGAATACGCTGTTATCACTGGTATCTCAGCTGTTTCCGTTGCGAAACTGCAACTATAATTTATCGACCGAAAATGTAGAAAACAAAAAACACAAAGTGTGTCTGGAATTTCACATAGGAAACTGCAAAGGTCCGTGCGAAGGCTTGCAAACGGAGCAGGATTATGATACCAATATTGCGGCAATCAGGGATATTATTAAAGGAAATATTGCCTCGGTGATGCAGCAACTGAAAAAAACCATGGGCGATTATGCTGCAGATTTTGAGTTTGAAAAAGCGCAGCTGGTGAAAGAGAAACTCGATATTCTCGAAAAATATCAGGGAAAATCAATGGTTGTGAATCCTCAGATACATAATGTTGATGTGTTTACCATTCTCGACGGCGACCAGACGGCCTATGTAAATTACCTGAAAGTAATGGGTGGCTCTATTGTGCAGGCACATACCATAGAAATAAAAAAGAGGCTCGACGAAGCCCCGGCGCAGCTGCTTGCACTTGCAGTAGCAGAGTTGCGCGAACGGTTTGAAAGCAATTCGGCAGAAATTTATTTGTCTTTGGAAATTGAAACTGAAATTCCGGGTGTAAAAATTACGGTTCCGCAGATTGGCGACAAAAAAAAGCTGATTGAACTGTCGGAACGAAATGCGAAATATTACCGGCTCGAAAAAGAAAAGCAAAAAGAGCTGGTTGATCCCGGACACCGTACAAACCGAATTCTTGAAAAAGTAATGAAAGACCTGCGGTTGCGGGAGCTTCCTACACGGATAGAGTGTTTTGATAACTCAAATATACAAGGCGATTTCGCAGTGGCCGCCATGGTAGTTTTCAGCGATGCCAAACCCGATAAAAGCGAATACCGCCACTTTAACATCAAAACCGTAACCGGAGCGAATGATTATGCCTCGATGGAAGAGATTGTTCACCGACGTTACAGCCGGTTGCTTGAAGAGCAAAAACCACTTCCGCAACTCATTGTAATTGACGGCGGAAAAGGGCAACTCAGTTCGGCAATGCTTAGCCTTGAAAAACTCGGATTGGCAGGAAAAATAGCTATTATAGGCATTGCCAAAAGACTGGAAGAAATTTATTTTCCTAACGATTCCGTGCCTGTATATCTTGATAAAAAATCGGAAACATTGCGGCTGATACAACAATTGCGTGATGAAGCGCATCGGTTTGGTATTACGCATCATCGCAAAAAGCGTGAAAAGGAAACAATTAAATCAGAACTTACAGAAATAAGCGGCATTGGCGAAGAAACCGCCAAAGCATTGCTGAGGCATTTCCGCTCGGTAGAAAATATACGCCTGGCCACAGAAGATGATATTGGAACCGCCATTGGAAAAGCTAAAGCGAAATTAGTATACACGCATTTTAATGCGGCGCAGAATTTGTAA
- a CDS encoding gliding motility lipoprotein GldH: protein MRVPAIIMALCAIVLVSCNSNKVFQKYEKIGDNKWMRENTVNFDVTIDDTKPDYNVEVAIRHSSYYAFADLLFNVTIVSPSGEIRTKDFDEYLREKDGTFKGEGAGDLWDITFPAFTKSRFNEPGVYKISVQNIMPYTTTEDIMEVGLIVTKAKE, encoded by the coding sequence ATGAGAGTTCCTGCAATTATCATGGCACTGTGCGCAATAGTTCTTGTATCCTGCAACAGCAACAAAGTTTTTCAGAAATACGAGAAAATCGGAGATAATAAATGGATGCGCGAAAATACGGTCAATTTTGATGTCACCATTGATGATACCAAACCTGATTATAATGTTGAAGTTGCCATCAGGCACAGCAGCTACTATGCTTTTGCCGACCTGCTTTTTAATGTCACTATTGTATCTCCTTCGGGAGAAATCCGCACCAAAGATTTTGACGAATACCTGCGCGAAAAAGACGGTACATTTAAAGGTGAAGGCGCCGGCGATCTTTGGGATATCACCTTCCCGGCATTCACAAAAAGCAGGTTCAATGAGCCGGGCGTTTATAAAATATCCGTACAGAATATTATGCCTTACACGACTACCGAAGACATCATGGAAGTGGGCCTTATAGTGACCAAAGCGAAAGAATAA
- a CDS encoding ribonuclease H family protein, translating to MAKKKFYVVWKGAKAGVFETWDECLRQVSGFDGALYKSFAGKEEAEKAFAENPWKHIGSVSAETKKSGRSDTPVGRPQMNSISVDAAWNTVSKDMEYQGVITATGEIIFHQGPYRDGTNNIGEFLGIVHGLAYLKQRGSSLPIYTDSKTAISWISRKKAKTKLEPTDHNKILFELLERAEKWLHENHWENPILKWHTDVWGEIPADFGRK from the coding sequence ATGGCAAAAAAGAAGTTTTATGTTGTATGGAAAGGTGCTAAGGCAGGCGTTTTCGAAACCTGGGATGAATGTCTGAGGCAGGTGAGCGGATTCGATGGGGCTTTATATAAATCATTTGCCGGTAAAGAAGAGGCAGAAAAAGCGTTTGCTGAAAATCCGTGGAAACACATTGGAAGCGTAAGTGCGGAAACAAAAAAATCAGGACGGTCTGACACTCCGGTCGGGAGACCGCAAATGAACAGTATCAGTGTGGATGCGGCATGGAATACGGTGAGTAAAGACATGGAGTATCAGGGTGTGATTACCGCTACCGGAGAAATTATTTTTCATCAGGGACCTTATCGCGACGGCACAAATAATATCGGTGAATTTCTGGGTATCGTTCACGGACTGGCTTATCTTAAACAGCGCGGTTCAAGCCTTCCTATTTATACCGACAGTAAAACAGCGATAAGCTGGATAAGCCGTAAAAAGGCCAAAACGAAACTGGAGCCCACCGATCACAACAAAATTCTTTTCGAACTTCTGGAGCGGGCAGAAAAGTGGCTTCATGAAAACCACTGGGAAAATCCCATTTTAAAATGGCATACCGACGTCTGGGGAGAAATCCCGGCCGATTTTGGACGTAAATAA
- a CDS encoding metalloregulator ArsR/SmtB family transcription factor: MTSTVLDIQKLDQAASKLRAISHPMRIAIINLLENDAKLNVTQIYEHLGIEQAAASHHLNILKSKGVLESRRSGKNTFYTLKHASLLQIIKCIDKCNE; encoded by the coding sequence ATGACAAGTACTGTACTTGATATTCAGAAATTAGATCAGGCGGCAAGCAAACTCAGGGCAATTTCACACCCCATGAGAATTGCAATTATTAACCTCCTGGAAAACGACGCAAAACTCAATGTAACCCAGATATACGAACATTTGGGTATTGAACAGGCGGCGGCTTCACATCATTTAAATATCCTAAAAAGTAAGGGTGTGCTTGAATCCCGGCGTTCCGGAAAAAACACTTTTTACACTTTAAAACATGCCTCACTATTGCAAATTATCAAGTGCATTGATAAATGCAATGAGTAG
- a CDS encoding adenine phosphoribosyltransferase, whose translation MGTIITVKDVENSIRNIPDFPQKGIQFKDITTALKNPDIFSFVADELFKQYEGKGITKVVGIESRGFIMASILAYKLKAGFIPIRKPGKLPAPTFSKSYSLEYGLNTLHIHQDALDKDDVVLLHDDLLATGGSASAAVELINKFDVRNIYISFICELTFLKGREILGTENNIQTLIKY comes from the coding sequence ATGGGAACCATTATCACCGTAAAGGACGTCGAAAATTCAATCAGAAACATCCCTGATTTTCCTCAAAAAGGGATACAGTTCAAGGACATTACAACTGCTCTGAAAAATCCGGACATTTTTTCGTTTGTTGCCGATGAATTATTCAAACAATACGAAGGAAAAGGAATTACTAAGGTGGTTGGCATTGAATCACGCGGTTTTATTATGGCAAGCATTCTGGCGTATAAATTAAAGGCAGGCTTTATTCCCATCCGTAAGCCGGGCAAACTTCCGGCGCCCACGTTTTCAAAATCATATTCGCTTGAATATGGATTGAACACACTTCATATTCATCAGGATGCACTTGACAAAGACGATGTTGTTCTCCTGCATGACGATTTATTGGCAACCGGAGGAAGCGCGTCGGCAGCAGTAGAGCTTATTAATAAATTCGACGTTCGTAACATATACATCAGTTTTATCTGTGAGCTCACATTCCTGAAAGGTCGGGAAATACTCGGAACTGAGAATAATATTCAAACACTAATCAAATATTAA
- the rlmN gene encoding 23S rRNA (adenine(2503)-C(2))-methyltransferase RlmN — translation MLSGLSDIRTFPLEELLAFFKQHGQDTYRAKQVYEWLWKKGVQSFDEMSSLPKTIRLLLQEHFTLNPLIVSDVRESHDGTKKFALSLHDERVIETVLIPSENRVTACISTQAGCALRCGFCATGMMGYSRNLESWEIYGQAFFAHKEAMRINGNGLSNIVYMGMGEPLLNYENTVKSVEMISGNDGLSMSPQRITISTVGIAPAIMRLADDGVKAQLAVSLHSAVQGKRASMMPVAKTYSLDELSKAISYYHKKTGNRITIEYILFRDLNDGPGDAEELAIFCRSFPVKVNLIEYNNTGSEKYKKTETKKLSTFKHFLESKNMIVNIRNSRGGDINAACGQLASLNNNQNNTQK, via the coding sequence TTGTTGTCCGGACTCAGCGATATAAGAACGTTCCCATTGGAGGAACTGCTTGCGTTTTTCAAGCAGCATGGGCAGGATACATACCGGGCAAAACAGGTGTACGAGTGGTTGTGGAAAAAGGGCGTTCAGTCATTTGATGAGATGAGCAGTCTGCCAAAAACCATCCGGCTTCTTTTGCAGGAACACTTCACCCTGAATCCGTTAATAGTTTCTGACGTTCGTGAAAGTCATGACGGCACGAAAAAATTCGCACTTTCACTTCATGACGAACGTGTAATTGAAACGGTGTTGATACCTTCGGAAAACAGGGTTACGGCATGCATCTCCACTCAGGCGGGCTGTGCCTTACGCTGTGGATTCTGCGCAACGGGAATGATGGGATATAGCCGCAATCTGGAATCGTGGGAAATATACGGACAAGCATTTTTCGCACACAAAGAGGCCATGCGCATTAATGGTAACGGTCTTTCAAACATAGTATATATGGGCATGGGCGAGCCCTTGCTGAATTATGAGAATACGGTGAAATCAGTTGAAATGATTAGCGGGAACGATGGGTTATCCATGTCGCCTCAGCGTATTACAATTTCCACTGTTGGAATTGCACCGGCGATTATGCGTCTTGCCGACGATGGAGTAAAGGCGCAGCTTGCCGTTTCACTTCATTCTGCCGTTCAGGGGAAACGCGCATCGATGATGCCTGTGGCAAAAACATATTCTCTCGATGAATTGTCGAAAGCAATATCCTATTATCATAAAAAAACAGGAAACCGCATTACCATAGAATACATTCTGTTCCGCGACCTGAATGATGGTCCCGGAGATGCCGAAGAACTGGCGATATTCTGCCGAAGCTTTCCCGTAAAGGTGAACCTTATAGAATATAACAATACCGGATCTGAAAAATATAAAAAAACGGAAACAAAAAAATTAAGTACTTTTAAGCACTTTCTTGAATCAAAAAACATGATTGTAAATATCAGGAACAGCCGTGGTGGCGATATTAATGCAGCTTGCGGTCAATTAGCCTCACTTAACAATAATCAAAACAATACTCAAAAATAA
- a CDS encoding adenosine deaminase — protein MKESISAKEFINGLPKAELHLHIEGSFEPEQMFELANRNNISMKYKNVEDIREAYKFNNLQEFLDIYYAGAGVLITEQDFYDLTMAYLERAHKQNIIHTEIFFDPQTHTARGVPFKTVIDGIHRAMADGEKKFGITFRLIMCFLRHLDENEAFVTLEEAHPFLDKIIAVGLDSSEVGHPPAKYEKVFNKALGYGFLTVAHAGEEGPADYIRGTLDLLKVSRVDHGNRCLEDPALVKELAERKMPLTVCPLSNFKLSGVKNMADHPLKKLMDNGLHVTVNSDDPAYFGGYINENFQVVYEALNLSEDNLILLAKNSILASFIDDAKKTEYLARIDDYASRFTIKN, from the coding sequence ATGAAAGAATCAATCAGCGCAAAAGAATTTATCAACGGTTTGCCAAAAGCCGAACTGCACCTGCATATTGAAGGCAGCTTTGAACCTGAGCAAATGTTTGAACTGGCCAATCGTAATAATATTTCCATGAAGTACAAAAATGTTGAAGATATTCGCGAAGCTTATAAATTCAATAACCTTCAGGAATTTCTTGATATCTATTATGCGGGAGCGGGTGTGCTTATTACCGAACAGGATTTTTATGATCTCACCATGGCTTACCTCGAAAGAGCGCACAAACAGAACATCATCCACACAGAAATATTTTTCGATCCTCAAACACACACAGCCCGAGGTGTTCCTTTCAAAACAGTTATTGACGGGATTCATCGTGCCATGGCCGATGGCGAAAAAAAATTCGGAATCACCTTCCGTCTTATTATGTGCTTCCTCCGCCATCTCGACGAAAACGAAGCCTTTGTTACTCTTGAAGAAGCCCATCCTTTTTTAGATAAGATTATAGCCGTGGGACTTGATTCTTCGGAAGTGGGTCATCCGCCTGCCAAATACGAAAAGGTGTTCAACAAAGCGCTTGGTTATGGATTTCTGACCGTAGCGCATGCCGGCGAAGAAGGCCCCGCCGATTATATCCGTGGCACACTTGACCTGCTCAAGGTATCGCGAGTTGACCACGGCAATCGCTGCCTTGAAGATCCTGCTCTGGTTAAGGAACTTGCCGAGCGCAAAATGCCGCTCACGGTTTGCCCGCTCTCCAACTTTAAACTTTCCGGAGTGAAAAACATGGCAGATCACCCCTTAAAAAAACTCATGGATAACGGACTCCACGTTACCGTTAACTCCGACGATCCCGCCTATTTCGGCGGTTATATCAATGAGAATTTCCAGGTGGTATATGAGGCATTGAACCTCAGCGAAGACAATCTCATTCTGTTGGCAAAAAATTCGATTCTGGCATCGTTTATTGATGATGCTAAAAAGACAGAATATCTGGCAAGAATCGATGATTATGCCTCCCGTTTCACCATCAAAAATTAA
- a CDS encoding phosphoglycerate kinase: MTEILNGLNLPLLQDADLKGKIVLVRVDHNVVKKGIIHDPYRIDATIGTLYYINAKGGKIILMTHVGRPKNKKTGEIAIGEESSVQPIVDYLQNKLHIKLGVPEFHTDEGKGYVGIETSVNHLIRDLKENIIDGIYLPNTRWFAGEEAKGEESDRFAYQLAGLADIFVNDAFGSWQPHASTVKVNKYLPSYAGFLMQREIENLDRIYRPERPFVSVVAGSKFDTKIDSLNALLKVSDFLVLGGVIYNAYLCAKYGFEIKGIEAEDMEHARDFVEFSKQYPGKLIELPYIIESDTLEGKLEGQFRTHKVSEIKKGTKLNYVLDVDAASFHEPSVLQIFQEAKTVFVNAVMGFTPHFNEGTIALDELIDKNIDAVKLYGGGDTMQELKRLLPGLYIVALDSPKYYIFTGGGAVLKAIQEGTVSGLEPVKALINGML; the protein is encoded by the coding sequence ATGACTGAGATATTAAACGGATTGAACCTGCCCCTGCTGCAGGATGCAGACCTCAAAGGGAAAATAGTTCTGGTGCGCGTTGACCACAACGTTGTAAAAAAAGGCATCATTCATGATCCATACCGTATCGATGCAACCATAGGAACCTTATATTACATCAATGCCAAAGGCGGCAAAATAATTCTGATGACACATGTTGGCCGGCCGAAGAATAAAAAGACTGGGGAAATTGCCATTGGCGAAGAATCGTCGGTACAGCCTATTGTGGATTATCTGCAGAACAAACTTCATATCAAACTTGGCGTTCCTGAGTTTCATACGGACGAGGGAAAAGGATACGTGGGAATTGAAACCTCCGTTAATCATTTAATCCGCGACCTGAAGGAAAATATTATTGATGGAATTTATTTGCCCAATACCCGCTGGTTTGCCGGTGAAGAGGCGAAAGGCGAAGAGTCGGACCGCTTTGCCTACCAGTTGGCCGGTTTGGCAGATATCTTCGTAAACGATGCTTTCGGCTCTTGGCAACCACATGCATCAACCGTGAAGGTCAACAAATACCTGCCGTCATACGCCGGATTTCTGATGCAGCGTGAAATTGAAAATCTCGACAGAATATACAGGCCCGAACGGCCCTTTGTTTCGGTGGTTGCCGGCTCTAAGTTCGATACCAAGATAGACTCATTGAATGCCCTGCTTAAAGTTTCTGATTTTTTGGTGCTCGGCGGAGTGATTTACAATGCGTATCTGTGTGCCAAGTATGGTTTCGAAATCAAAGGCATTGAAGCCGAAGATATGGAACATGCCCGTGATTTTGTGGAATTTTCAAAACAATATCCGGGCAAACTGATTGAATTACCCTATATCATTGAATCAGATACCCTGGAAGGTAAGCTGGAAGGACAGTTCAGAACCCATAAGGTCAGTGAAATCAAGAAAGGAACGAAGCTTAATTATGTGCTGGATGTTGACGCCGCATCTTTTCACGAACCTTCGGTATTACAGATTTTCCAGGAAGCAAAAACAGTTTTTGTGAATGCTGTGATGGGATTTACACCCCATTTTAATGAAGGCACCATCGCTCTTGACGAGCTGATTGATAAAAACATTGACGCCGTTAAACTTTATGGTGGCGGCGACACTATGCAAGAGTTGAAACGATTGCTGCCCGGACTGTACATTGTTGCACTTGATAGTCCGAAATATTATATTTTTACCGGCGGTGGTGCCGTGCTGAAAGCAATTCAAGAAGGCACCGTGAGTGGGCTTGAGCCCGTGAAAGCACTTATTAACGGTATGTTATAG
- a CDS encoding nitroreductase family protein, whose protein sequence is MNFIELARKRQSVRKYSSAPVEAEKINRCLEAARLAPSACNAQPWNFIIVDEPGLREKVARETFSTIAPFNKFVLEAPVIIAQVMERPTLLSQFGGRVKNKDFYLIDTGIAAEHLCLQAAEEGLGTCMIGWFNEKKIKTLLNIPAGRAIGLIITLGYPAGDTIREKKRKDMNQISKFNSYD, encoded by the coding sequence ATGAACTTTATTGAACTTGCCCGTAAGCGCCAAAGTGTGCGCAAATATTCTTCAGCTCCTGTTGAAGCGGAAAAAATTAACCGCTGTCTTGAGGCTGCCAGGCTGGCGCCATCGGCATGCAATGCTCAGCCGTGGAATTTTATTATTGTTGACGAACCGGGGCTGAGAGAAAAAGTGGCTCGTGAAACATTCAGCACCATTGCGCCATTCAATAAATTTGTTCTAGAAGCTCCCGTTATCATTGCTCAGGTTATGGAGCGCCCAACGCTGCTTTCTCAGTTTGGTGGCCGTGTGAAGAACAAGGACTTTTATCTTATAGATACCGGAATTGCTGCGGAGCACTTATGTCTTCAGGCTGCTGAAGAAGGGCTGGGTACCTGCATGATTGGGTGGTTCAATGAAAAAAAGATAAAGACACTGCTCAATATCCCTGCCGGACGTGCCATTGGACTTATCATTACACTCGGCTATCCGGCCGGCGACACCATTCGCGAAAAAAAACGCAAAGACATGAATCAAATCTCAAAATTCAACAGCTATGACTGA
- a CDS encoding YcxB family protein, with protein MDQITTEIQYTPEELQHSYQVHYRKMHPFRSRILMLLGILSFMLGVGFMIYTYVRASETNWFAWFLIVYGIVVIIYYYYMYVTMGKRMFRKMPDFHTPFKYTFTPEGMSVRGKNISTDSRWAHFQSYYFTDDLIVIYPNKYRFNFFPKSHFTAEEYDQLKQWIEAASAKK; from the coding sequence ATGGATCAGATCACAACAGAAATACAGTACACCCCGGAGGAACTCCAGCACAGTTATCAGGTACATTATAGGAAAATGCATCCCTTCCGAAGCCGGATACTGATGTTGCTGGGTATTTTATCTTTCATGCTGGGCGTTGGATTTATGATTTACACCTATGTCCGCGCAAGTGAAACCAACTGGTTTGCCTGGTTTCTCATAGTTTATGGGATTGTTGTTATCATTTATTACTATTACATGTATGTTACCATGGGCAAACGCATGTTTCGCAAAATGCCCGATTTTCACACCCCGTTTAAATACACATTTACACCTGAGGGCATGAGCGTACGCGGAAAAAATATCTCTACCGACAGCCGCTGGGCACACTTTCAATCGTATTATTTTACAGACGATCTTATAGTAATCTATCCTAATAAATACCGCTTTAATTTTTTTCCTAAATCACATTTTACCGCTGAAGAATACGACCAGCTGAAACAATGGATAGAAGCGGCATCCGCAAAGAAATAG